Proteins encoded within one genomic window of Acomys russatus chromosome 5, mAcoRus1.1, whole genome shotgun sequence:
- the Echs1 gene encoding enoyl-CoA hydratase, mitochondrial, with the protein MAALRALLPRARSSLLSSVRCPELRRFASGANFQYIVTEKKGKNNSVGLIQLNRPKALNALCNGLIEELNQALETFQQDPAVGAIVLTGGEKAFAAGADIKEMQNRTFQDCYSDKFLSHWDQITQIKKPIIAAVNGYALGGGCELAMMCDIIYAGEKAQFGQPEILLGTIPGSGGTQRLTRAVGKSLAMEMVLTGDRISAQDAKQAGLVSKIFPVETLVDEAIRCAEKIASNSKIIVAMAKESVNAAFEMTLAEGNKLEKKLFYSTFATNDRREGMAAFVEKRKADFKDH; encoded by the exons ATGGCTGCCTTGCGTGCTCTGCTTCCCCGAGCCCGCAGCTCGCTGTTGTCCTCTGTCCGCTGCCCAGAACTCCGGCGCTTCGCCTCGG GTGCTAACTTTCAGTACATcgtcacagaaaagaaaggaaagaataacaGTGTGGGGCTGATCCAGTTGAACCGCCCCAAAGCACTCAACGCTCTCTGCAATGGCCTGATCGAGGAGCTCAACCAAGCACTGGAGACCTTTCAGCAAGATCCTGCTGTGGGGGCCATTGTGCTCACTGGTGGGGAGAAGGCGTTTGCAG CTGGAGCCGACATCAAGGAGATGCAGAACCGGACATTCCAGGACTGTTACTCTGACAAATTCCTGAGCCACTGGGACCAGATCACCCAGATCAAGAAGCCGATTATTGCAGCTGTCAATGGCTATGCT CTCGGTGGGGGTTGCGAACTTGCTATGATGTGTGATATCATCTATGCCGGTGAGAAAGCCCAGTTTGGACAGCCAGAAATCCTACTGGGGACCATCCCAG GTTCAGGGGGTACACAGCGACTCACTCGTGCAGTCGGCAAGTCCCTAGCAATGGAGATGGTCCTCACGGGTGACCGCATTTCAGCCCAGGATGCAAAGCAAGCAG GTCTCGTAAGCAAGATTTTTCCTGTTGAAACACTGGTAGATGAGGCCATCCGGTGTGCAGAAAAAATTGCCAGCAATTCCAAAATTATAGTTGCCATGGCGAAAGAATCTGTGAATGCAG CCTTTGAAATGACCTTAGCAGAAGGAAATAAGCTGGAGAAGAAACTCTTCTATTCCACCTTTGCCACT AATGACCGGAGAGAAGGCATGGCTGCGTTTGTGGAGAAAAGGAAGGCCGACTTCAAAGACCACTGA
- the Fuom gene encoding fucose mutarotase, with amino-acid sequence MVALKGVPKVLSPELLFALARMGHGDEIVLADANFPTSSICQCGPVEIRADGLDIPQLLEAVLKLLPLDTYVESPAAVMDLVPSDKERGLQTPVWNYYETLLLQAGCERALMKIERFEFYERAKKAFAVVATGETALYGNIILKKGTLDLGPS; translated from the exons ATGGTTGCGCTCAAGGGCGTCCCGAAGGTGCTGTCCCCTGAGCTGCTGTTCGCGCTTGCGCGGATGGGGCACGGAGACGAGATTG TTCTTGCAGATGCGAACTTCCCTACCTCCTCCATCTGCCAGTGCGGGCCTGTAGAGATCCGAGCCGATG GCCTAGACATCCCCCAGCTCCTGGAGGCTGTGCTGAAGTTGCTGCCCCTGGACACCTATGTGGAAAGCCCG GCTGCTGTCATGGACCTGGTGCCCAGTGACAAGGAGAGGGGCCTGCAGACCCCAGTGTGGAACTACTATGAAACCCTTCTGCTCCAAGCTGGCTGCGAG AGAGCCCTGATGAAGATAGAGAGATTTGAATTTTATGAACGTGCAAAAAAGGCATTTGCTGTTGTTGCAACCGG GGAGACGGCGCTCTATGGGAACATCATCCTCAAGAAGGGGACTCTTGATCTCGGACCCTCATAG
- the Prap1 gene encoding proline-rich acidic protein 1, with product MASFRFLLATCLLAVLLREACAIPALQGPVKTKGKHVIPEQETEKALGTRAMEPLEKDNQLGALFPVPKQKLAADEEKHPDAMTWVETDDILSRFRNPLEGPEPDLDSLDHPTFEEVQDEEVLQMRPMLHRQVLQGPEEDLDHLAHSLEDSEEA from the exons GTTTCTCCTGGCCACCTGTCTGCTGGCTGTGCTGTTGCGGGAGGCATGcgcaattccagcactccag GGCCCTGTCAAGACCAAAGGCAAACATGTGATCCctgaacaggaaacagagaa GGCCTTGGGTACCAGAGCCATGGAGCCCCTGGAGAAGGACAACCAGCTGGGGGCACTGTTCCCAGTACCCAAGCAGAAGCTTGCAGCCGATGAGGAAAAGCACCCAG ATGCCATGACCTGGGTGGAGACTGATGACATCCTGAGCCGTTTTCGGAACCCCCTTGAGGGTCCAGAACCGGATCTTGACAGCTTGGACCATCCCACGTTTGAGGAGGTCCAGGATGAGGAAGTGCTTCAGATGAGGCCCATGCTGCATCGTCAGGTGCTCCAGGGACCAGAGGAGGACCTTGACCACCTCGCCCACTCTCTGGAGGACTCTGAAGAGGCCTAA